The Vibrio navarrensis genome has a segment encoding these proteins:
- the nudC gene encoding NAD(+) diphosphatase: MLSDIDNKQNRVCYWCVVSGSEVWLVDGALPFGLASQFALDSDKAIKVGTYQGHDVMWLNEAELELSLPMISLRECLHFDEALFLLMSKAMQYGHMTQSLRFCPQCGGRTHLNHNQLAMQCADCRTLHYPRIFPCIIVAVRKQQEILLAQHPRHRNGMYTVIAGFLEVGETLEQCVAREVKEETGIDVTNIRYFGSQPWAFPSSMMMAFLADYAGGEIKPDYSELSDAQWFGLDTMPEVAPVGTIARALIEQTLLDIAADI; the protein is encoded by the coding sequence ATGTTATCTGACATCGACAATAAACAGAACCGGGTATGCTACTGGTGTGTAGTATCGGGCAGCGAAGTTTGGCTAGTAGATGGGGCTCTACCTTTTGGCTTAGCCAGCCAGTTTGCGCTCGACAGTGATAAGGCAATAAAAGTAGGGACGTATCAAGGGCATGACGTCATGTGGCTCAATGAAGCAGAGCTCGAACTGAGTTTGCCGATGATCTCATTGCGTGAATGCCTTCACTTCGATGAAGCCTTGTTTCTGCTGATGAGTAAAGCCATGCAATACGGCCACATGACGCAAAGTCTCCGCTTTTGTCCGCAGTGTGGCGGGCGTACCCATCTCAATCACAATCAGTTAGCGATGCAATGTGCCGATTGTCGTACTTTGCACTATCCACGCATTTTTCCCTGCATTATTGTCGCGGTGCGCAAGCAACAGGAGATTCTGCTGGCACAACATCCAAGACATCGTAATGGTATGTACACTGTGATTGCTGGTTTCCTTGAAGTGGGTGAAACCTTAGAGCAGTGTGTGGCACGAGAAGTGAAAGAAGAGACCGGGATTGATGTGACTAATATCCGTTACTTTGGTAGCCAGCCCTGGGCATTTCCTTCAAGTATGATGATGGCTTTTCTCGCTGATTATGCTGGTGGTGAGATAAAGCCGGACTACTCCGAGCTCAGTGATGCCCAGTGGTTTGGACTAGACACTATGCCTGAAGTCGCGCCTGTTGGCACGATTGCCAGAGCCTTAATCGAACAAACACTGCTCGATATAGCCGCTGACATCTGA
- a CDS encoding Rsd/AlgQ family anti-sigma factor, whose translation MVMLKKFKQTQEQWGGSSEVIDHWLETRQSLIVEYCKLAALQPCTSKTNVLELPTPDELQHFCQELVDYISEGHFKVYDMVMNKWRATGFEITEEIHDTYARIVLTTDPLLNFTDQYASVDEEDTLDRFDKDLSRLGEILEMRFEVEDQLIQLIADSLSVPPGA comes from the coding sequence ATGGTCATGCTAAAAAAATTCAAACAAACGCAAGAACAATGGGGCGGCTCCAGTGAAGTGATTGATCACTGGTTAGAGACCAGACAATCGCTGATTGTGGAGTATTGCAAGCTTGCGGCTTTGCAGCCTTGTACCAGCAAAACGAATGTACTCGAACTCCCAACTCCCGACGAACTGCAGCATTTCTGCCAAGAACTGGTGGATTACATCTCTGAAGGTCATTTTAAAGTCTACGATATGGTGATGAACAAGTGGCGTGCCACCGGCTTTGAAATTACAGAAGAGATCCATGACACTTATGCTCGCATCGTGCTGACCACCGATCCACTGCTCAACTTTACTGATCAATACGCCAGTGTCGACGAAGAAGATACGCTAGACCGATTTGACAAAGATCTCTCTCGCTTGGGTGAAATACTGGAAATGCGTTTTGAAGTTGAAGATCAACTGATCCAGCTCATCGCTGACAGCCTCTCAGTCCCGCCTGGGGCTTGA
- the rpoC gene encoding DNA-directed RNA polymerase subunit beta', protein MKDLLNFLKAQHKTEEFDAIKIGLSSPDMIRSWSFGEVKKPETINYRTFKPERDGLFCARIFGPVKDYECLCGKYKRLKHRGVICEKCGVEVTQTKVRRDRMGHIELASPVAHIWFLKSLPSRIGLLMDIPLRDIERVLYFEMYVVTEPGMTDLEKGQMLTEEEYLDRLEEWGDEFTAKMGAEAIKDLLGSMDLHAEAEQMREELDTTNSETKRKKLTKRLKLVEAFVQSGNNPEWMILTVLPVLPPDLRPLVPLDGGRFATSDLNDLYRRVINRNNRLKRLLELAAPDIIVRNEKRMLQESVDALLDNGRRGRAITGSNKRPLKSLADMIKGKQGRFRQNLLGKRVDYSGRSVITVGPYLRLHQCGLPKKMALELFKPFIYSKLETRGLATTIKAAKKMVEREEAVVWDILDEVIREHPVLLNRAPTLHRLGIQAFEPVLIEGKAIQLHPLVCAAYNADFDGDQMAVHVPLTLEAQLEARTLMMSTNNILSPASGDPIIVPSQDVVLGLYYMTREMINAKGEGMYLAGPAEAEKAYRTKTAALHARVKVRITETVVDEDGHSTTETKMVDTTIGRAMLWQIVPKGLPFSIVNQKLGKKQISNLLNEAYRKLGLKDTVIFADQIMYTGFAYAALSGVSVGIDDMVVPPAKYTEIAEAEEEVREIQEQYQSGLVTAGERYNKVIDIWASTNDRVAKAMMENLSSETVINRDGEEEQQESFNSIYMMADSGARGSAAQIRQLAGMRGLMARPDGSIIETPITANFKEGLNVLQYFISTHGARKGLADTALKTANSGYLTRRLVDVAQDVVVYEHDCGTPEGIEMMPHIEGGDVKVALTELALGRVVAEDIVKPGTEEVLIPRNTLLDEKWCQIINENSVDKIKVRSVVTCDSDYGCCALCYGRDLARGHLVNQGEAVGVIAAQSIGEPGTQLTMRTFHIGGAASTAAAENSIQVKNNGSVKLNNAKFVVNKAGKLVITSRASELTIMDEFGRTKEKHKLPYGSTLNKADGDAVTAGETVANWEAHTMPIITEVAGRVQFVDMIDGVTVSRQTDDLTGLSSSEVTDAAARPAAGKDMRPAIKLVDEKGKDVVIPGTDMPAQYFLPGKAIVNIEDGTEVGIGDTLARIPQKSGGNKDITGGLPRVADLFEARRPKEPAILAEHTGTVSYGKETKGKRRLIITREGGDTYEEMIPKHRQLNVFEGERVERGDVIADGPEAPHDILRLRGIHAVTQYIANEVQEVYRLQGVKINDKHIETIVRQMLRKCTITHAGDSEFLPGETVEYAQVKIANRNLEAEGKEQARFERELLGITKASLATESFISAASFQETTRVLTEAAVSGKRDDLRGLKENVIVGRLIPAGTGFAYHQERQAKRAQAQEGPSAAQATDNLAALLNAGFSSDD, encoded by the coding sequence GTGAAAGACTTATTAAACTTTCTGAAAGCACAGCATAAGACCGAAGAATTTGATGCAATCAAAATCGGTCTGTCTTCACCAGACATGATTCGTTCATGGTCTTTTGGTGAAGTGAAAAAACCTGAAACGATCAACTATCGTACGTTCAAACCTGAGCGCGATGGTCTGTTCTGTGCGCGTATCTTTGGCCCGGTAAAAGACTACGAGTGTCTTTGTGGCAAATATAAGCGTCTCAAGCACCGTGGCGTGATCTGTGAGAAGTGTGGCGTTGAAGTTACGCAAACTAAAGTTCGTCGTGACCGTATGGGCCACATCGAGCTAGCTTCTCCAGTGGCTCACATCTGGTTCCTGAAATCACTACCGTCTCGTATCGGTCTGCTGATGGATATCCCACTACGTGATATCGAACGCGTTCTGTACTTCGAAATGTACGTAGTGACTGAACCGGGCATGACGGATCTTGAAAAAGGTCAAATGCTGACGGAAGAAGAGTATCTGGATCGCCTAGAAGAGTGGGGCGACGAGTTCACGGCTAAGATGGGTGCGGAAGCGATCAAGGACCTACTAGGTTCGATGGATCTGCACGCCGAAGCTGAGCAGATGCGCGAAGAGCTCGATACCACTAACTCTGAAACTAAGCGTAAGAAGCTAACTAAGCGCCTGAAGCTAGTAGAAGCGTTCGTGCAATCTGGCAACAACCCAGAGTGGATGATCCTCACCGTTCTTCCAGTTCTGCCGCCGGATCTTCGTCCTCTAGTACCGCTAGATGGCGGCCGTTTTGCCACGTCTGATCTGAACGATCTATACCGTCGTGTGATCAACCGTAACAACCGTTTGAAGCGTCTTCTAGAGCTCGCTGCTCCGGACATCATCGTACGTAACGAAAAACGTATGCTGCAAGAGTCTGTTGATGCGCTACTAGACAACGGTCGTCGCGGTCGCGCGATCACAGGTTCGAACAAGCGTCCTCTGAAATCTCTTGCTGATATGATCAAGGGTAAACAGGGTCGTTTCCGTCAGAACCTACTAGGTAAACGTGTAGACTACTCTGGCCGTTCTGTAATCACAGTAGGTCCATACCTGCGTCTGCATCAGTGTGGTCTTCCTAAGAAGATGGCACTTGAGCTATTCAAACCATTCATCTACAGCAAGCTTGAGACTCGTGGCCTAGCGACGACAATCAAAGCAGCGAAGAAGATGGTTGAGCGTGAAGAAGCGGTGGTTTGGGATATCCTAGACGAAGTGATCCGTGAACACCCAGTGCTACTTAACCGTGCACCAACACTTCACCGTCTTGGTATCCAAGCGTTCGAACCAGTGCTGATCGAAGGTAAAGCGATTCAGCTACACCCACTTGTGTGTGCGGCGTACAACGCGGACTTCGACGGTGACCAAATGGCGGTTCACGTACCTCTAACGCTAGAGGCACAGCTTGAAGCTCGTACTCTGATGATGTCGACAAACAACATTCTGTCGCCAGCGTCAGGCGACCCTATCATCGTACCTTCTCAGGACGTGGTATTGGGTCTGTACTACATGACTCGTGAAATGATCAACGCGAAAGGCGAAGGCATGTACCTAGCCGGTCCTGCTGAAGCGGAAAAAGCATACCGCACTAAGACAGCGGCACTGCATGCGCGCGTTAAAGTTCGTATCACAGAGACTGTGGTAGACGAAGATGGTCACAGCACAACAGAAACCAAGATGGTGGATACCACTATCGGCCGTGCCATGTTGTGGCAAATCGTACCGAAAGGCCTACCGTTCAGCATCGTTAACCAAAAGCTAGGTAAGAAGCAGATTTCTAACCTACTTAACGAGGCATACCGTAAGCTCGGTCTGAAAGACACAGTAATCTTCGCTGACCAAATCATGTACACCGGTTTTGCTTACGCAGCACTGTCTGGCGTATCAGTTGGTATCGACGATATGGTTGTGCCACCTGCTAAGTACACTGAAATCGCAGAAGCGGAAGAAGAAGTACGCGAAATCCAAGAACAGTACCAATCTGGTCTGGTAACGGCAGGCGAACGCTACAACAAAGTGATCGATATTTGGGCATCGACCAACGATCGCGTTGCGAAAGCGATGATGGAGAACCTTTCTTCTGAAACGGTCATCAACCGTGATGGTGAAGAAGAGCAACAAGAGTCATTCAACAGCATCTACATGATGGCGGACTCGGGCGCTCGTGGTTCTGCAGCTCAGATTCGTCAGCTAGCGGGTATGCGTGGTCTGATGGCGCGTCCAGATGGTTCAATCATCGAAACGCCAATCACGGCAAACTTTAAAGAAGGTCTGAACGTACTTCAGTACTTTATCTCAACGCACGGTGCTCGTAAGGGTCTGGCGGATACGGCACTGAAAACAGCGAACTCGGGTTACCTAACTCGTCGTCTCGTTGACGTTGCACAAGACGTGGTGGTTTACGAACACGACTGTGGCACCCCAGAAGGCATTGAAATGATGCCGCACATCGAGGGTGGTGACGTTAAAGTTGCGCTAACTGAACTTGCTCTTGGCCGTGTGGTGGCAGAAGACATCGTTAAGCCAGGCACAGAAGAAGTTCTGATCCCACGCAATACGCTGTTGGATGAGAAATGGTGCCAGATCATCAACGAAAACTCAGTTGATAAGATCAAAGTACGTTCAGTGGTAACCTGTGATTCAGACTACGGTTGTTGTGCACTGTGTTACGGCCGTGACCTAGCGCGTGGTCACCTAGTGAACCAAGGCGAAGCCGTCGGCGTTATCGCCGCTCAGTCTATCGGTGAACCGGGTACACAGCTAACGATGCGTACGTTCCACATCGGTGGTGCGGCATCGACAGCGGCAGCGGAAAACAGCATCCAAGTGAAGAACAACGGCTCTGTGAAGCTGAACAATGCGAAGTTCGTTGTGAACAAAGCGGGCAAACTGGTTATCACTTCGCGTGCATCTGAACTGACCATTATGGATGAGTTCGGCCGTACCAAAGAGAAACACAAACTGCCTTACGGTTCGACACTGAACAAAGCGGATGGCGATGCAGTAACGGCTGGTGAAACGGTCGCGAACTGGGAAGCGCACACCATGCCAATCATCACTGAAGTGGCAGGTCGTGTTCAATTCGTTGACATGATTGATGGTGTGACTGTTTCACGTCAAACCGATGATCTGACTGGTCTATCTTCAAGCGAAGTGACCGATGCGGCGGCTCGTCCAGCGGCAGGTAAAGATATGCGTCCAGCGATCAAACTTGTCGACGAGAAAGGCAAAGATGTGGTGATCCCGGGTACCGATATGCCGGCGCAGTACTTCCTGCCTGGTAAAGCGATCGTCAACATTGAAGATGGCACCGAAGTGGGTATCGGTGACACGCTCGCTCGTATTCCTCAGAAATCGGGCGGTAACAAGGACATCACCGGTGGTCTACCGCGCGTTGCTGACTTGTTCGAAGCGCGTCGACCAAAAGAGCCAGCAATTCTTGCTGAACACACAGGTACAGTAAGCTACGGTAAAGAAACCAAAGGTAAGCGTCGCTTGATCATTACTCGTGAGGGTGGTGATACGTATGAAGAGATGATTCCTAAGCACCGTCAGCTGAACGTATTTGAAGGTGAGCGTGTGGAACGTGGCGATGTTATCGCTGATGGTCCAGAAGCGCCACACGATATCCTGCGTCTACGTGGCATCCACGCTGTGACGCAGTACATCGCCAATGAAGTTCAGGAAGTTTACCGTTTGCAAGGCGTTAAGATTAACGACAAGCACATCGAAACCATCGTTCGTCAGATGCTTCGTAAGTGTACTATTACTCATGCTGGTGACTCTGAGTTCCTACCAGGTGAGACAGTAGAATACGCGCAAGTGAAGATTGCTAACCGCAATCTAGAAGCGGAAGGCAAAGAGCAAGCGCGTTTCGAGCGTGAGCTGCTAGGTATTACCAAAGCATCTCTTGCTACTGAGTCGTTTATCTCAGCGGCATCGTTCCAAGAAACCACTCGCGTACTAACAGAAGCGGCAGTTTCTGGTAAGCGTGATGATCTGCGTGGTCTGAAAGAGAACGTAATCGTTGGCCGTCTGATCCCGGCTGGTACTGGTTTTGCGTACCACCAAGAGCGCCAAGCGAAACGTGCGCAAGCGCAGGAAGGTCCATCGGCTGCACAAGCAACTGATAACCTTGCAGCACTGCTAAACGCAGGCTTCTCTTCAGACGATTAA
- the rpoB gene encoding DNA-directed RNA polymerase subunit beta has product MVYSYTEKKRIRKDFGTRPQVLDIPYLLSIQLDSFDKFIEQDPEGQYGLEAAFRSVFPIQSYNGNSELQYVSYRLGEPVFDVKECQIRGVTYSKPLRVKLRLVIFDKDAPAGTVKDIKEQEVYMGEIPLMTDNGTFVINGTERVIVSQLHRSPGVFFDSDKGKTHSSGKVLYNARIIPYRGSWLDFEFDPKDNLYVRIDRRRKLPSTIILRALGKTTAEILDMFFEKVNFEVKDQTLMMELVPERLRGETASFDIEANGNVYIEKGRRVTARHIRQLEKDGVDHIEVPVEYIVGKVSSKDYINEATGEIIVAANQEISLEALANLSQAGHKSLQVLFTNDLDHGPFMSETLRIDSTVDRISALVEIYRMMRPGEPPTKEAAEALFESLFFSEERYDLSTVGRMKFNSSIGREDAQEQGTLDETDIVEVMKKLIAIRNGIGEVDDIDHLGNRRIRSVGEMAENQFRVGLVRVERAVKERLSLGDLDAVMPQDLINAKPISAAVKEFFGSSQLSQFMDQNNPLSEVTHKRRISALGPGGLTRERAGFEVRDVHVTHYGRLCPIETPEGPNIGLINSLSAFARCNEYGFLETPYRRVIDGIVTDEVDYLSAIEEGQFVIAQANAALTEEGTFADELITARQKGESGLHPREHVDYMDVATNQVVSIAASLIPFLEHDDANRALMGANMQRQAVPTLKADKPLVGTGIERNVAVDSGVTAVAKRGGIIQSVDASRIVVKVNEEELIPGEAGIDIYNLTKYTRSNQNTCINQRPCVMPGEPVLRGDVLADGPSTDLGELALGQNMRIAFMPWNGYNFEDSILVSERVVQEDRFTTIHIQELTCVARDTKLGSEEITADIPNVGESALSKLDESGIVYIGAEVKGGDILVGKVTPKGETQLTPEEKLLRAIFGEKASDVKDTSLRVPNSVSGTIIDVQVFTRDGVEKDKRALEIEHMQLKEAKKDLTEEFQILEGGLLNRVKAVLLSGGYSEAKLDGTERKKWLELTLEDDALQTQLEQLAEQYDELKADFDKKFETKRRKITQGDDLAPGVLKIVKVYLAVKRRIQPGDKMAGRHGNKGVISKINPVEDMPYDENGQPVDIVLNPLGVPSRMNIGQILEVHLGLAAKGIGDKINQMVKEQQELAKFREFLQKVYDLGETRQKVDIASLSDDEVRTLVHNLRGGLPIATPVFDGASEKSIKELLKLADLPESGQLTLFDGRTGDAFERPVTVGYMYMLKLNHLVDDKMHARSTGSYSLVTQQPLGGKAQFGGQRFGEMEVWALEAYGAAYTLQEMLTVKSDDVNGRTKMYKNIVDGNHAMEPGMPESFNVLLKEIRSLGINIELEDEE; this is encoded by the coding sequence ATGGTTTACTCTTATACCGAGAAAAAGCGCATCCGTAAGGACTTTGGTACTCGTCCACAAGTTTTGGACATTCCATACCTGCTATCGATCCAGCTCGATTCGTTCGACAAATTTATCGAACAGGATCCTGAGGGGCAATACGGTCTTGAGGCTGCTTTCCGTTCTGTATTCCCTATTCAGAGTTACAACGGTAATTCAGAGCTGCAATACGTTAGCTACCGTCTTGGTGAGCCAGTTTTTGATGTTAAAGAATGTCAAATTCGTGGCGTAACTTATTCAAAACCACTGCGCGTTAAATTGCGCCTGGTGATCTTCGATAAAGACGCACCAGCAGGTACTGTCAAAGACATTAAAGAACAAGAAGTCTACATGGGTGAAATCCCACTCATGACGGACAATGGTACCTTCGTAATCAACGGTACCGAGCGAGTTATCGTATCCCAGCTGCACCGAAGCCCAGGTGTGTTCTTCGACAGCGATAAGGGTAAGACTCACTCTTCAGGTAAAGTTCTCTACAACGCGCGCATCATTCCTTACCGTGGTTCATGGCTTGACTTTGAGTTCGATCCTAAGGACAACCTGTACGTACGTATCGACCGCCGTCGTAAGTTGCCGTCAACGATCATTCTTCGTGCACTGGGCAAGACCACCGCAGAGATCTTGGACATGTTCTTCGAAAAAGTGAATTTCGAAGTGAAAGATCAGACGCTGATGATGGAACTGGTTCCAGAACGTCTACGTGGTGAAACGGCTTCTTTTGATATTGAAGCAAACGGCAACGTTTACATCGAAAAAGGTCGTCGTGTAACGGCTCGTCATATCCGCCAGCTAGAGAAAGATGGCGTTGATCACATCGAAGTACCTGTTGAGTACATCGTTGGCAAAGTTTCTTCAAAAGATTACATCAATGAAGCGACTGGCGAGATCATTGTTGCGGCGAACCAAGAAATCAGCCTAGAAGCGTTGGCTAACCTGTCGCAAGCAGGTCACAAGTCGTTGCAAGTTCTGTTTACCAACGATCTTGACCACGGTCCATTCATGTCAGAAACCCTACGTATTGACAGCACGGTTGATCGTATTTCTGCACTGGTAGAAATCTACCGCATGATGCGCCCTGGTGAGCCACCAACGAAAGAAGCGGCAGAAGCCCTATTTGAAAGCCTGTTCTTCTCTGAAGAGCGTTACGACCTGTCGACTGTTGGCCGCATGAAGTTCAACAGCTCTATTGGTCGTGAAGACGCGCAAGAGCAAGGCACTCTTGACGAAACTGATATCGTCGAGGTGATGAAAAAGCTTATCGCTATCCGCAACGGCATCGGTGAAGTGGACGATATCGACCACCTAGGTAACCGTCGTATCCGTAGCGTTGGCGAAATGGCCGAAAACCAATTCCGTGTTGGCCTTGTTCGTGTTGAGCGTGCAGTGAAAGAGCGTCTAAGCCTAGGCGACCTTGATGCGGTAATGCCACAAGACTTGATCAATGCCAAGCCAATCTCTGCGGCAGTGAAAGAGTTCTTCGGCTCTTCTCAGCTGTCTCAGTTTATGGACCAGAACAACCCACTATCAGAAGTCACGCACAAGCGTCGTATTTCTGCCTTGGGTCCTGGCGGTCTGACTCGTGAGCGTGCTGGCTTTGAAGTTCGAGACGTACACGTAACGCACTACGGCCGTCTATGTCCTATCGAAACGCCTGAAGGTCCGAACATCGGTCTTATCAACTCGCTGTCTGCGTTTGCTCGTTGTAACGAGTACGGTTTCCTTGAAACCCCATACCGCCGTGTTATCGATGGGATCGTGACAGACGAAGTGGATTACCTATCGGCTATCGAAGAAGGCCAATTCGTTATCGCTCAGGCGAACGCCGCGCTAACGGAAGAAGGTACTTTCGCCGATGAACTGATCACCGCTCGTCAGAAAGGTGAATCGGGTCTACACCCACGCGAACATGTTGACTACATGGACGTTGCGACTAACCAGGTGGTATCGATCGCGGCATCGCTGATCCCATTCCTGGAACACGACGATGCGAACCGTGCCTTGATGGGTGCGAACATGCAACGTCAGGCCGTACCAACACTGAAAGCAGACAAGCCTTTGGTTGGTACAGGTATTGAGCGTAACGTAGCAGTGGACTCTGGTGTAACCGCGGTGGCGAAACGCGGCGGTATTATCCAGTCTGTTGATGCTTCTCGTATCGTGGTTAAGGTTAACGAAGAAGAATTGATCCCTGGTGAAGCGGGTATCGATATCTACAACCTAACCAAATATACCCGTTCTAACCAAAACACCTGTATCAACCAGCGTCCATGTGTGATGCCGGGTGAGCCAGTACTGCGTGGTGATGTGCTTGCTGACGGTCCTTCGACCGATCTTGGTGAGCTTGCACTTGGTCAGAACATGCGTATCGCGTTCATGCCTTGGAACGGTTACAACTTCGAAGACTCGATCTTAGTCTCCGAGCGCGTTGTTCAAGAAGACCGTTTCACGACTATCCACATTCAAGAACTGACTTGTGTGGCGCGTGATACTAAGCTGGGTTCTGAAGAGATCACAGCGGATATTCCAAACGTCGGTGAATCGGCTCTGTCTAAACTGGACGAGTCAGGTATCGTTTATATCGGTGCAGAAGTGAAGGGTGGTGACATCCTTGTGGGTAAAGTGACGCCGAAAGGTGAAACTCAGCTCACTCCTGAAGAGAAGCTGCTACGCGCTATCTTCGGTGAAAAAGCGTCTGACGTTAAAGATACTTCACTGCGTGTACCAAACTCAGTTTCAGGTACCATCATTGATGTTCAAGTCTTCACTCGCGATGGCGTAGAGAAAGATAAGCGTGCGCTTGAAATTGAACACATGCAGTTGAAAGAAGCGAAGAAAGACCTAACAGAAGAGTTCCAAATTCTGGAAGGCGGTCTTCTAAACCGTGTGAAAGCCGTGCTTCTTTCTGGCGGTTACTCTGAAGCGAAACTTGACGGTACTGAACGTAAGAAATGGCTAGAGCTGACTCTGGAAGATGACGCACTGCAAACTCAGCTTGAGCAACTTGCAGAGCAGTACGATGAGCTGAAAGCAGACTTCGATAAGAAGTTTGAAACCAAGCGTCGTAAGATCACTCAAGGTGATGACCTAGCGCCTGGCGTACTGAAGATCGTGAAAGTTTACCTCGCGGTGAAACGTCGTATCCAGCCTGGTGATAAGATGGCGGGTCGTCACGGTAACAAGGGTGTAATCTCGAAGATCAACCCTGTTGAAGACATGCCATACGATGAAAACGGTCAGCCAGTTGATATCGTACTGAACCCACTGGGTGTACCTTCGCGTATGAACATCGGTCAGATCCTAGAAGTTCACTTAGGTCTGGCTGCGAAAGGTATCGGCGACAAGATCAACCAGATGGTTAAAGAGCAGCAAGAACTGGCGAAATTCCGCGAATTCCTGCAAAAAGTTTACGACCTAGGCGAAACTCGCCAGAAAGTAGACATTGCTTCTCTGTCTGATGATGAAGTTCGTACTCTGGTTCACAACCTACGTGGCGGTCTACCGATCGCGACTCCGGTCTTTGATGGTGCGTCTGAGAAGTCAATTAAAGAGCTTCTAAAACTGGCGGATCTACCTGAGTCTGGTCAGCTTACACTGTTTGATGGCCGTACCGGTGATGCATTTGAGCGTCCGGTTACTGTCGGCTACATGTACATGCTGAAACTTAACCACTTGGTTGATGACAAGATGCACGCTCGTTCAACGGGTTCGTACAGCCTAGTCACTCAGCAGCCACTGGGTGGTAAAGCTCAGTTCGGTGGTCAGCGTTTCGGTGAGATGGAAGTATGGGCACTGGAAGCATACGGTGCGGCTTACACGCTACAAGAAATGCTAACCGTTAAGTCGGACGACGTGAACGGCCGTACTAAGATGTATAAGAACATCGTAGATGGTAACCACGCGATGGAACCTGGCATGCCAGAATCGTTCAACGTACTGTTGAAAGAGATCCGCTCGCTGGGTATCAACATCGAGCTAGAAGACGAAGAGTAA
- the rplL gene encoding 50S ribosomal protein L7/L12: protein MSITNEQILDAIAEMSVTQVVELISAMEEKFGVTAAAAVVAGGPAAAAVEEQTEFNVILTSAGANKVSVIKAVRGATGLGLKEAKALVDGAPASVKEAVSKEEAEALKKELEEAGAAVEVK from the coding sequence ATGTCTATTACTAACGAGCAAATCCTAGACGCTATCGCAGAAATGTCTGTAACACAAGTTGTTGAACTGATCTCTGCAATGGAAGAAAAATTCGGTGTTACTGCTGCAGCTGCAGTTGTAGCAGGTGGCCCAGCAGCAGCAGCTGTTGAAGAGCAAACTGAATTCAACGTAATCCTAACTTCTGCTGGCGCAAACAAAGTATCTGTGATCAAAGCAGTACGTGGCGCAACTGGTCTAGGCCTGAAAGAAGCGAAAGCTCTAGTTGACGGCGCTCCAGCATCTGTTAAAGAAGCTGTATCTAAAGAAGAAGCAGAAGCACTGAAGAAAGAGCTTGAAGAAGCTGGTGCAGCTGTTGAAGTTAAGTAA
- the rplJ gene encoding 50S ribosomal protein L10, which yields MALNLQDKKAIVAEVNEAAAGALSAVVADSRGVEVGAMTSLRKQAREAGVYMKVVRNTLARRAVEGTQYECLTETFTGPSLIAFSNEHPGAAARLFKDFAKENKNFEIKAAAFEGALTDAEVLATLPTYDEAIARLMMCLKEASAGKLVRTIAAVRDQKEAA from the coding sequence ATGGCTTTAAATCTTCAAGACAAAAAAGCAATTGTTGCTGAAGTCAACGAAGCAGCCGCTGGTGCACTTTCTGCAGTTGTAGCTGATTCTCGTGGCGTTGAAGTTGGCGCAATGACTTCTCTACGTAAACAAGCTCGTGAAGCGGGCGTTTACATGAAAGTCGTGCGTAACACACTAGCACGTCGTGCGGTTGAAGGTACTCAGTACGAGTGTCTAACAGAGACTTTTACTGGTCCTTCTCTAATCGCGTTCTCTAACGAGCACCCAGGTGCTGCAGCGCGTCTTTTCAAAGACTTCGCTAAAGAGAACAAAAACTTCGAGATCAAAGCTGCTGCATTTGAAGGCGCGCTAACTGACGCTGAAGTACTAGCAACACTACCAACTTACGACGAAGCAATCGCACGTCTGATGATGTGTCTGAAAGAAGCTTCTGCTGGCAAGCTGGTACGTACTATCGCTGCTGTCCGCGATCAAAAAGAAGCTGCGTAA